From the Priestia koreensis genome, one window contains:
- the pgsA gene encoding CDP-diacylglycerol--glycerol-3-phosphate 3-phosphatidyltransferase: MNIPNRITISRIFLIPVFLIFMMVPFGWGDLHAGKTAIPVAHLVGALIFIFASTTDWVDGYYARKYNMVTNLGKFLDPLADKLLVSAALIVLVELQIGAGIGLASIIIISREFAITGLRLVLAGEGEVVAANMLGKIKTWTQIIAISALLLHNIPFSFIPFPFDDIALWVSVFFTVLSGWDYFAKNSKAFVNSK; encoded by the coding sequence GTGAATATACCTAATAGAATAACGATTTCAAGGATTTTTCTTATCCCCGTTTTCCTTATTTTTATGATGGTGCCATTTGGATGGGGAGATTTGCATGCAGGTAAAACAGCAATCCCTGTCGCTCATCTTGTTGGAGCACTTATCTTTATCTTTGCTTCTACAACGGATTGGGTAGATGGCTACTACGCACGAAAATATAACATGGTGACGAATTTAGGGAAGTTTTTAGATCCGCTTGCTGACAAACTACTCGTATCTGCAGCATTAATCGTACTAGTGGAGCTACAAATAGGAGCTGGAATTGGCCTTGCTTCTATTATTATCATTAGTCGTGAATTTGCTATTACCGGGCTACGTTTAGTACTAGCTGGTGAAGGGGAAGTAGTCGCAGCAAATATGCTTGGGAAAATTAAAACATGGACACAGATTATTGCGATCTCTGCCTTGTTGCTACACAACATTCCGTTCTCTTTCATTCCATTCCCGTTTGATGACATTGCACTGTGGGTGTCCGTATTCTTTACTGTACTATCAGGATGGGATTATTTTGCTAAAAACAGCAAAGCATTTGTAAACTCTAAATAA
- a CDS encoding helix-turn-helix domain-containing protein yields MFSLTELGKRLKEAREQQNISLEDLQKLTKIQKRYLTGIEEGNYDLMPGKFYVRAFIKQYCEAVGLNADEIFEEYKADIPRSQNEDIPEQLSRVKTRKQEVTAKQPSSSKLLDLLPTIIVVVVIIGIAMLVWFFLQNRDTDKPSDNATPKTGAEIEQSDNASKDASAKSSATNTGTDDKKDKADKADKSEDKKKTDKKDDKKDEQKDDATKEEPAKDQTITEVQKSGKTATLQLQNADAFKVEITSSNDTWLGVQNATGKSYYNALLAKGTTQSFDFSQEKEVRFNIGFSPGVQVKVNGKPLALPFDPSQKVQQKITIQYQPAAAQ; encoded by the coding sequence GTGTTTTCGTTGACAGAGTTAGGCAAACGTTTAAAAGAAGCTAGAGAGCAACAAAATATTTCATTGGAAGATTTACAAAAGTTAACGAAGATCCAAAAGCGTTACTTAACAGGTATTGAAGAAGGAAACTATGATTTAATGCCTGGAAAGTTTTATGTTCGAGCTTTTATTAAGCAGTACTGTGAAGCTGTTGGATTAAATGCAGATGAAATTTTTGAAGAATACAAAGCAGATATTCCTCGTTCCCAAAATGAGGATATCCCAGAGCAATTGTCGCGTGTAAAAACGCGTAAACAGGAAGTGACGGCAAAACAGCCATCATCGTCTAAGTTGTTGGATTTACTTCCTACAATCATTGTTGTGGTTGTTATTATTGGTATCGCGATGCTAGTCTGGTTCTTTTTACAAAATCGTGATACAGACAAACCATCCGATAACGCCACACCGAAAACAGGTGCTGAAATCGAACAGTCTGATAACGCAAGTAAAGATGCTTCTGCAAAATCTTCTGCTACAAATACAGGGACTGACGATAAGAAAGATAAAGCAGACAAGGCAGATAAGTCCGAAGATAAGAAAAAGACGGACAAAAAAGACGATAAAAAAGATGAGCAAAAAGACGATGCGACAAAAGAAGAGCCTGCAAAAGATCAAACGATCACAGAGGTTCAAAAAAGCGGAAAGACTGCTACGCTACAGCTGCAAAACGCAGATGCGTTTAAAGTGGAAATCACCTCTTCAAACGATACATGGCTAGGGGTCCAAAACGCAACAGGCAAGTCATATTACAATGCACTTTTAGCAAAAGGCACAACGCAATCATTTGATTTTTCACAAGAAAAAGAAGTGCGTTTCAACATTGGATTCTCTCCTGGCGTACAGGTGAAAGTAAACGGCAAGCCATTAGCACTACCGTTTGATCCAAGTCAGAAAGTACAACAAAAAATAACCATTCAATATCAGCCTGCCGCAGCTCAGTAA
- a CDS encoding DUF3388 domain-containing protein has protein sequence MSKIEWYLEYEIQKNRPGLLGDISSLLGMLSINIVTINGVDDQRRGLLLRCDSNEQIERLESILKTMDHIKVTKLREPKLRDRLAVRHGRYIQRDADDKKTFRFVRNELGVLVDFLAELFKQDGHKLIGIRGMPRVGKTESIVASSVCANKRWLFVSSTLLKQTIRSQLIEEEYNEDNVFIIDGIVSTRRATEKHWQLVREIMRVPATKVIEHPDVFVQNSEYTLEDFDYIIELRNDPDEEITYDAVDGTQIFQDNGFSMFDF, from the coding sequence ATGTCTAAAATTGAGTGGTATCTAGAATATGAGATTCAGAAAAATCGCCCAGGTCTATTAGGAGATATCTCTTCTCTGCTTGGAATGCTATCAATAAATATTGTGACGATAAATGGAGTAGATGATCAACGTAGGGGGCTGTTATTGCGCTGTGATTCGAACGAGCAAATTGAGCGATTGGAATCGATTTTAAAAACGATGGATCATATCAAAGTAACAAAGTTGAGAGAGCCAAAGCTACGCGATCGCTTAGCGGTAAGGCACGGACGTTATATTCAGCGTGATGCAGATGATAAAAAGACATTTCGGTTTGTACGCAACGAATTAGGGGTATTAGTAGACTTTCTTGCCGAATTATTTAAGCAAGATGGCCACAAGCTAATTGGAATTCGTGGTATGCCTCGCGTAGGGAAAACGGAGTCCATTGTTGCCTCCAGCGTATGTGCGAATAAAAGGTGGTTATTTGTTTCGTCCACCCTTTTAAAACAGACGATACGCAGTCAGTTAATTGAGGAAGAATACAACGAAGATAATGTGTTTATTATCGACGGTATTGTTTCAACTAGACGAGCTACGGAGAAGCATTGGCAGCTTGTGAGGGAGATCATGCGTGTTCCTGCAACAAAGGTAATTGAGCATCCTGATGTTTTCGTGCAAAACTCCGAATATACGCTAGAAGACTTTGATTACATCATTGAATTGCGAAATGATCCTGATGAAGAAATTACATATGATGCAGTAGATGGTACTCAAATCTTTCAAGACAACGGGTTTTCAATGTTTGATTTTTAA
- a CDS encoding DUF3243 domain-containing protein, whose translation MSVIENWENWKGFLGDRLHHAQNQGMDNGVVSNLAYQVGDYLAKQVEPKNHQERVLADLWSVASPEEQHAIANMMVKLVQNNGTAPNGAQQQAPTNETK comes from the coding sequence ATGTCTGTTATTGAAAACTGGGAAAATTGGAAAGGCTTTTTAGGTGATCGTTTACACCATGCGCAAAACCAGGGCATGGATAACGGAGTAGTATCAAATCTTGCATACCAAGTAGGAGACTACTTAGCGAAGCAAGTAGAACCAAAAAACCATCAAGAGCGCGTATTAGCGGATCTTTGGAGTGTTGCATCTCCTGAAGAACAACATGCGATCGCTAACATGATGGTAAAACTTGTTCAAAACAACGGTACTGCACCTAATGGAGCTCAACAACAAGCTCCAACAAACGAAACGAAGTAA
- the ymfI gene encoding elongation factor P 5-aminopentanone reductase, whose translation MERYVLITGASGGIGQAVARAMAAEGYSLVLHYHQNEEAINQLKTELNTPILSVKANLASDEGVEELMGQLSVPIHTIVYISGNSYMGLVTDMTDAETKEMMNLHVTSPFKLSQRLLPNMIKNQSGNIVMMSSIWGLTGASCEVLYSTVKGAQISFVKALAKEVAPSRIRVNAIAPGAIQTNMMSHFTEEDLQMIAEEIPLGRIGKPEEVADTVVFITSPKASYITGQVISVNGGWHT comes from the coding sequence TTGGAACGTTACGTACTAATTACAGGAGCAAGCGGGGGAATAGGACAGGCTGTGGCGCGTGCGATGGCTGCTGAAGGTTATTCACTTGTCCTCCATTACCATCAAAACGAAGAGGCCATTAATCAGCTAAAAACAGAGCTTAACACCCCTATATTGAGCGTAAAAGCGAATTTAGCGAGCGATGAGGGAGTAGAGGAACTGATGGGTCAGCTTTCAGTTCCGATCCACACGATTGTCTATATCAGTGGAAATAGCTATATGGGCCTTGTGACGGATATGACGGACGCTGAAACGAAAGAAATGATGAATCTTCACGTCACGTCTCCATTTAAGTTATCGCAGCGTCTGTTGCCGAATATGATCAAAAATCAAAGTGGAAATATTGTGATGATGTCATCCATCTGGGGATTAACGGGGGCATCTTGTGAAGTGCTTTATTCTACCGTTAAGGGGGCGCAAATTTCGTTTGTTAAGGCGCTTGCAAAAGAAGTCGCACCAAGTCGTATTCGAGTCAATGCGATTGCACCAGGTGCGATTCAAACCAACATGATGAGCCATTTTACAGAAGAAGACCTGCAAATGATAGCGGAAGAGATTCCGCTTGGGCGTATTGGAAAGCCTGAGGAAGTTGCAGATACCGTCGTTTTCATTACGTCACCGAAAGCGTCGTACATCACCGGACAAGTAATTTCCGTAAACGGCGGATGGCATACGTAA
- the yfmH gene encoding EF-P 5-aminopentanol modification-associated protein YfmH, producing the protein MEKIPFTQLKEELYHEKMDNGLRVYILPKPEFNKTFATFTTNYGSIDNQFVPLMQEDMIRVPDGVAHFLEHKLFEKEDGDVFQDFSKQGASANAFTSFTRTAYLFSCTSNFEQNLDTLMDFVQTPYFSEKTVEKEKGIIGQEITMYDDNPDWRLYFGTIENMYHNHPVKIDIAGTIDSISKITKDDLYTCYDTFYHPSNMLLFVVGPVDAEKVMKQIRDNQTKKDYKQQDDINRHFDDEPTSVAKKKQVIPMTVQTSKCLVGVKAKSPNRSGKDLLTHELAMNVVLDYLFGRSSAYYEKLYDDGLIDETFSYDYTEEGGFGFAIIGGDTDRPDELAERLQKTLLEMKSVTMTDEELDRIRKKKIGAFLRSLNSPEFIANQFTRYAFNDMDLFGVVGALEELRVADIQKVVEEVIDEDNFTVCQVVPKEQKA; encoded by the coding sequence ATGGAAAAAATCCCATTTACACAATTAAAAGAAGAGCTCTATCATGAAAAGATGGATAACGGCTTGCGCGTGTATATATTGCCAAAGCCTGAATTCAATAAAACGTTTGCGACGTTTACAACAAACTACGGGTCCATTGACAATCAGTTTGTGCCACTTATGCAAGAAGATATGATTCGCGTCCCGGACGGCGTGGCTCACTTTCTAGAGCATAAGCTGTTTGAGAAAGAAGACGGAGATGTGTTCCAAGATTTCAGTAAGCAAGGTGCTTCTGCTAATGCGTTCACATCGTTTACGCGTACAGCGTACTTGTTCTCATGTACGTCAAACTTTGAACAGAATTTAGACACGCTTATGGACTTCGTACAAACGCCTTATTTCTCTGAAAAAACGGTCGAGAAAGAAAAAGGAATTATCGGACAGGAAATTACGATGTACGATGATAACCCAGACTGGCGCTTATATTTTGGAACGATTGAAAACATGTACCACAATCATCCGGTGAAAATTGATATTGCAGGTACAATCGACTCCATTTCAAAAATTACAAAAGACGATCTTTATACGTGCTACGACACGTTCTATCATCCGAGCAACATGCTACTATTTGTTGTTGGCCCTGTCGATGCTGAGAAGGTCATGAAGCAAATTCGTGACAATCAAACAAAAAAAGACTACAAGCAGCAAGATGATATTAACCGTCATTTTGACGATGAACCAACAAGTGTGGCGAAGAAAAAACAGGTTATTCCAATGACCGTTCAAACATCTAAATGTCTTGTAGGAGTAAAAGCAAAATCACCAAATCGTTCAGGTAAAGACTTACTTACGCACGAACTAGCGATGAATGTCGTACTTGATTATTTATTTGGCCGCAGCTCTGCATACTACGAGAAATTATATGATGACGGTTTGATTGACGAGACGTTCTCATACGACTACACGGAAGAAGGCGGATTTGGCTTTGCAATTATCGGCGGTGATACGGATCGTCCTGACGAGCTAGCAGAGCGCCTGCAAAAAACGCTTTTAGAAATGAAGAGTGTGACAATGACTGATGAAGAGCTAGATCGCATTCGTAAAAAGAAAATTGGAGCCTTTTTACGCTCATTAAATTCACCTGAGTTTATTGCCAATCAGTTTACCCGCTATGCGTTTAACGATATGGATTTATTTGGTGTTGTTGGTGCGCTTGAAGAGCTTAGAGTAGCTGATATTCAAAAAGTGGTAGAAGAAGTGATTGACGAAGACAACTTCACTGTCTGCCAGGTTGTACCAAAAGAACAAAAAGCATAA